The Lycium barbarum isolate Lr01 chromosome 12, ASM1917538v2, whole genome shotgun sequence genome includes a region encoding these proteins:
- the LOC132622753 gene encoding probable galacturonosyltransferase 13 isoform X2 yields the protein MQLHLSPSMRSITISSSSSSSNGGGGYGDLMKIKVAAGHFSYRTIFHTILILAFLLPFVFILTAVVTLEGVNKCSSFDCLGRRLGPKLLGRTDDTGRLVKDFVKILNQVNSEKVPAGLKLPESFSQLVTEMKNNKYSTKEFALVLKGMMEKSERDIRESKFAELMNKHFAASAIPKGIHCLSLRLTDEYSSNAHARRQLPSPELLPLLSDNSLHHFVVATDNILAASVVVNSAVQSSLKPEKIVFHVITDKKTYAGMHSWFALNPVTPALVEVKGVHQFDWLTRENVPVLEAVESHNVIRKYYHGNHITGANLSDTTPRSFASKLQARSPKYISLLNHLRIYLPELFQNLDKVVFLDDDVVIQRDLSPLWDIDLNGKVNGAVETCKGEDEWVMSKRFRNYFNFSHPLIAKNLNPENCAWAYGMNIFDLRAWRKTNITNTYHAWLKENLKSNLTMWKLGTLPPALIAFKGHVHPIDASWHMLGLGYQNKTNIDNVKKAAVIHYNGQAKPWLEIGFEHLRPFWAKFVNGSNDFIRNCHILE from the exons ATGCAGCTGCACTTGTCACCTAGCATGAGAAGTATAACAATAtcgagcagcagcagcagcagcaatggAGGAGGAGGTTATGGTGATTTAATGAAGATCAAAGTCGCAGCTGGTCATTTTTCATATCGAACCATTTTCCATACAATACTTATCTTAGCTTTTTTGTTGCCATTTGTCTTCATTCTCACTGCTGTTGTTACCCTTGAAGGTGTTAACAAGTGCTCCTCATTTG ATTGTTTAGGTAGACGATTAGGACCAAAGCTTCTCGGACGAACTGATGATACAGGG AGGCTGGTAAAGGATTTTGTTAAGATCCTCAATCAAGTGAACTCTGAGAAAGTGCCTGCTGGCTTGAAGCTCCCAGAGTCCTTTAGTCAACTTGTTACTGAAATGAAAAACAACAAGTACAGCACAAAAGAATTTGCTTTGGTGCTAAAGGGAATG ATGGAGAAATCTGAAAGAGATATTAGGGAATCAAAGTTTGCAGAGCTGATGAATAAACACTTTGCTGCAAGTGCAATTCCCAAAGGCATTCACTGTCTTTCTCTGCGGTTGACTGATGAGTACTCCTCGAATGCTCATGCACGCAGACAGTTGCCTTCACCAGAGCTACTCCCTCTGCTATCTGACAATTCATTGCATCACTTTGTAGTGGCCACTGATAACATCCTGGCTGCCTCAGTTGTGGTCAATTCTGCTGTGCAGTCATCGCTGAAGCCTGAAAAGATTGTTTTCCATGTCATCACTGACAAGAAAACATATGCAGGCATGCACTCATGGTTTGCTCTGAATCCTGTCACTCCTGCTCTTGTGGAGGTTAAAGGTGTTCATCAGTTTGACTGGTTGACAAGAGAAAATGTTCCAGTGCTTGAAGCTGTTGAGagccataatgttattcgaaaataCTACCATGGAAATCATATTACAGGTGCCAATCTCAGTGATACAACTCCGCGATCTTTTGCATCCAAATTGCAGGCTAGAAGTCCAAAATATATATCTTTGCTCAATCATCTTCGCATATATTTGCCAGAG CTCTTCCAAAACCTAGACAAAGTGGTTTTCTTAGACGATGATGTTGTAATTCAGCGCGATTTATCTCCCTTGTGGGACATCGACCTTAATGGTAAGGTCAACGGAGCAGTTGAGACTTGTAAAGGTGAAGATGAGTGGGTGATGTCCAAGCGATTCAGAAATTACTTCAACTTTTCTCATCCCCTAATAGCAAAGAATTTGAATCCGGAAAACTGTGCATGGGCTTATGGGATGAATATCTTTGATTTACGTGCATGGAGGAAGACGAATATTACAAATACTTATCATGCATGGCTTAAGGAG AATCTGAAGTCAAACTTGACAATGTGGAAGCTTGGAACATTACCTCCTGCTTTGATTGCTTTCAAGGGTCATGTTCACCCAATTGATGCCTCGTGGCACATGCTTGGCTTGGGGTATCAGAATAAGACCAATATTGACAATGTGAAGAAGGCTGCTGTAATCCATTACAATGGCCAGGCCAAACCTTGGCTCGAGATAGGCTTTGAGCATCTCCGTCCTTTTTGGGCCAAGTTTGTTAACGGCTCGAACGATTTTATCAGGAATTGCCACATACTGGAGTAG
- the LOC132622753 gene encoding probable galacturonosyltransferase 13 isoform X1 encodes MQLHLSPSMRSITISSSSSSSNGGGGYGDLMKIKVAAGHFSYRTIFHTILILAFLLPFVFILTAVVTLEGVNKCSSFDCLGRRLGPKLLGRTDDTGQRLVKDFVKILNQVNSEKVPAGLKLPESFSQLVTEMKNNKYSTKEFALVLKGMMEKSERDIRESKFAELMNKHFAASAIPKGIHCLSLRLTDEYSSNAHARRQLPSPELLPLLSDNSLHHFVVATDNILAASVVVNSAVQSSLKPEKIVFHVITDKKTYAGMHSWFALNPVTPALVEVKGVHQFDWLTRENVPVLEAVESHNVIRKYYHGNHITGANLSDTTPRSFASKLQARSPKYISLLNHLRIYLPELFQNLDKVVFLDDDVVIQRDLSPLWDIDLNGKVNGAVETCKGEDEWVMSKRFRNYFNFSHPLIAKNLNPENCAWAYGMNIFDLRAWRKTNITNTYHAWLKENLKSNLTMWKLGTLPPALIAFKGHVHPIDASWHMLGLGYQNKTNIDNVKKAAVIHYNGQAKPWLEIGFEHLRPFWAKFVNGSNDFIRNCHILE; translated from the exons ATGCAGCTGCACTTGTCACCTAGCATGAGAAGTATAACAATAtcgagcagcagcagcagcagcaatggAGGAGGAGGTTATGGTGATTTAATGAAGATCAAAGTCGCAGCTGGTCATTTTTCATATCGAACCATTTTCCATACAATACTTATCTTAGCTTTTTTGTTGCCATTTGTCTTCATTCTCACTGCTGTTGTTACCCTTGAAGGTGTTAACAAGTGCTCCTCATTTG ATTGTTTAGGTAGACGATTAGGACCAAAGCTTCTCGGACGAACTGATGATACAGGG CAGAGGCTGGTAAAGGATTTTGTTAAGATCCTCAATCAAGTGAACTCTGAGAAAGTGCCTGCTGGCTTGAAGCTCCCAGAGTCCTTTAGTCAACTTGTTACTGAAATGAAAAACAACAAGTACAGCACAAAAGAATTTGCTTTGGTGCTAAAGGGAATG ATGGAGAAATCTGAAAGAGATATTAGGGAATCAAAGTTTGCAGAGCTGATGAATAAACACTTTGCTGCAAGTGCAATTCCCAAAGGCATTCACTGTCTTTCTCTGCGGTTGACTGATGAGTACTCCTCGAATGCTCATGCACGCAGACAGTTGCCTTCACCAGAGCTACTCCCTCTGCTATCTGACAATTCATTGCATCACTTTGTAGTGGCCACTGATAACATCCTGGCTGCCTCAGTTGTGGTCAATTCTGCTGTGCAGTCATCGCTGAAGCCTGAAAAGATTGTTTTCCATGTCATCACTGACAAGAAAACATATGCAGGCATGCACTCATGGTTTGCTCTGAATCCTGTCACTCCTGCTCTTGTGGAGGTTAAAGGTGTTCATCAGTTTGACTGGTTGACAAGAGAAAATGTTCCAGTGCTTGAAGCTGTTGAGagccataatgttattcgaaaataCTACCATGGAAATCATATTACAGGTGCCAATCTCAGTGATACAACTCCGCGATCTTTTGCATCCAAATTGCAGGCTAGAAGTCCAAAATATATATCTTTGCTCAATCATCTTCGCATATATTTGCCAGAG CTCTTCCAAAACCTAGACAAAGTGGTTTTCTTAGACGATGATGTTGTAATTCAGCGCGATTTATCTCCCTTGTGGGACATCGACCTTAATGGTAAGGTCAACGGAGCAGTTGAGACTTGTAAAGGTGAAGATGAGTGGGTGATGTCCAAGCGATTCAGAAATTACTTCAACTTTTCTCATCCCCTAATAGCAAAGAATTTGAATCCGGAAAACTGTGCATGGGCTTATGGGATGAATATCTTTGATTTACGTGCATGGAGGAAGACGAATATTACAAATACTTATCATGCATGGCTTAAGGAG AATCTGAAGTCAAACTTGACAATGTGGAAGCTTGGAACATTACCTCCTGCTTTGATTGCTTTCAAGGGTCATGTTCACCCAATTGATGCCTCGTGGCACATGCTTGGCTTGGGGTATCAGAATAAGACCAATATTGACAATGTGAAGAAGGCTGCTGTAATCCATTACAATGGCCAGGCCAAACCTTGGCTCGAGATAGGCTTTGAGCATCTCCGTCCTTTTTGGGCCAAGTTTGTTAACGGCTCGAACGATTTTATCAGGAATTGCCACATACTGGAGTAG
- the LOC132622754 gene encoding membrane-anchored ubiquitin-fold protein 2: MSAAQDQLEIKFRLIDGTDIGPKSYSAATSVATLKENILAQWPKEKDNGPRTVKDVKLISAGRILENNRTVGECKSPLCDIPGGVTTMHVVVQPPAQEKEKKASDDTKQNKCLCVIL; encoded by the exons ATGTCTGCAGCTCAAGATCAATTAGAGATCAAGTTTAGATTGATTGATGGAACAGATATTGGTCCCAAGAGTTATTCTGCGGCTACAAGCGTAGCAACCTTAAAGGAGAACATTCTTGCTCAGTGGCCTAAAG AGAAGGATAATGGTCCGCGGACAGTAAAAGATGTCAAGTTAATCAGCGCCGGAAGAATATTGGAAAACAACAGAACAGTGGGTGAATGCAAAAGCCCATTATGTGATATTCCCGGAGGAGTTACGACCATGCATGTAGTTGTTCAACCACCAGCTCAGGAGAAAG AGAAAAAAGCATCAGATGACACGAAGCAGAATAAGTGCCTCTGTGTTATACTATGA